A genome region from Manis javanica isolate MJ-LG chromosome 3, MJ_LKY, whole genome shotgun sequence includes the following:
- the SLC26A6 gene encoding solute carrier family 26 member 6 isoform X3, whose protein sequence is MEPRRRDYCVERPVLSQGQLEALGRRGLAPGTRRWRPRLQCSRARARALLLQHLPVLAWLPQYPVRTRLLGDLLSGLSVAIMQLPQGLAYALLAGLPPVFGLYSSFYPVFIYFLFGTSRHISVGTFAVMSVMVGSVTESLAPDEAFLQAENATINKTARDATRVQVASTLSVLVGLFQVGLGLVHFGFVVTYLSEPLVRGYTTAASVHVLVSQLKYVFGIHPSSRSGPLSLIYTVLEVCQKLPQSVVGSVVTAAVAGVGLAAVKLLNDKLQHRLPVPLPGELLMLIGATGISYGVGLKHRFGVAVVGDIPAGLIPPAAPSPQHFAKLVGSAFSIAVVGFAIAISLGKIFALRHGYRVDSNQELVALGLSNLVGGIFQCFPVSCSMSRSLVQESAGGSTQVAGAISSLFILVVIVKLGELFQDLPKAVLAATILVNLKGMLTQITDIRALWGANRPDLLIWLVTFVATILVNLDLGLVVAVVFSLLLVVARTQLPRYSVLGQVPGTDIYRDMAEYSEATEVPGVKVFRSSATVYFANAELYSDALKQRVRLGAPVRGCVSEGPPPHRDHALPPALCLQCGVDVDRLISRKKLLLQRTLESGRHKGTVRKQAAACKDTSVTVNVHTSIRDTESGCEEACKAEARLVVGEGGRSCGEGRQLRPSGKPRTGSCERRE, encoded by the exons ATGGAGCCGAGGAGGCGGGACTACTGCGTGGAGCGGCCGGTGCTGAGCCAGGGGCAGCTGGAGGCGCTGGGACGCCGCGGCTTGGCGCCTGGTACCCGCCGCTGGCGCCCGCGGCTGCA GTGCTCCCGCGCTCGGGCCCGAGCCCTTCTGCTCCAGCACCTCCCAGTTCTGGCCTGGCTGCCACAGTATCCCGTGCGTACCCGGCTCCTGGGTGACCTGTTGTCTGGCCTGAGCGTGGCCATTATGCAGCTGCCACAGG GACTGGCCTACGCCCTCCTGGCCGGACTGCCCCCCGTGTTCGGCCTCTACAGCTCCTTCTACCCTGTCTTTATCTACTTCCTGTTTGGCACTTCTCGGCACATCTCTGTGG GCACCTTTGCTGTCATGTCAGTGATGGTGGGCAGTGTGACAGAGTCCCTGGCCCCAGATGAGGCTTTCCTCCAGGCCGAGAACGCCACAATCAACAAGACAGCCAGGGATGCCACCCGGGTGCAGGTGGCCTCCACGCTCAGTGTCCTGGTCGGCCTCTTCCAG GTGGGGCTGGGCCTGGTCCACTTCGGCTTCGTGGTGACCTACCTGTCGGAGCCCCTGGTCCGTGGCTACACCACAGCCGCCTCTGTGCATGTCCTCGTCTCCCAGCTCAAGTATGTGTTTGGCATCCACCCGAGCAGCCGCTCCGGACCCCTGTCCCTCATCTAT ACAGTGCTGGAGGTCTGCCAGAAGCTGCCCCAGAGCGTGGTCGGCAGCGTGGTCACCGCGGCCGTGGCAGGCGTGGGGCTGGCCGCGGTGAAGCTGCTCAACGACAAGCTGCAGCACCGCCTGCCTGTGCCACTGCCCGGGGAGCTGCTCATG CTCATTGGGGCCACCGGCATCTCCTACGGCGTGGGCCTGAAGCACAGATTTGGGGTGGCTGTTGTGGGCGATATCCCTGCAGG GCTGATACCCCCAgcggcccccagcccccagcacttTGCAAAGCTTGTGGGAAGTGCCTTCTCCATTGCTGTCGTGGGGTTCGCCATCGCCATCTCACTGGGGAAGATCTTCGCCCTAAGGCATGGCTACCGGGTGGACAGCAACCAG GAGCTGGTGGCCCTCGGCCTCAGTAACCTCGTCGGGGGCATCTTCCAGTGCTTCCCCGTGAGCTGCTCCATGTCGAGAAGCCTGGTCCAGGAGAGCGCCGGGGGCAGCACCCAG GTGGCCGGagccatctcctccctcttcaTCCTCGTCGTCATTGTCAAACTTGGGGAACTCTTCCAAGACCTGCCCAAG GCAGTCCTGGCAGCCACCATCCTCGTGAACCTGAAGGGCATGCTGACGCAGATCACGGACATACGTGCCCTCTGGGGGGCAAACCGGCCCGACCTG CTCATCTGGCTAGTGACTTTTGTGGCCACCATCCTGGTGAACCTGGACCTCGGCCTGGTGGTCGCGGTGGTCTTCTCCCTGCTGCTCGTGGTGGCCCGCACGCAGCT GCCCCGCTACTCTGTCCTGGGGCAGGTGCCAGGCACGGACATTTACAGAGATATGGCAGAGTATTCAGAG GCCACGGAGGTCCCAGGCGTGAAGGTCTTCCGCTCCTCGGCCACCGTGTATTTCGCCAACGCTGAGCTCTACAGTGACGCGCTGAAGCAGAGGGTGAGGCTGGGAGCCCCGGTGAGGGGGTGCGTGTCCGAGGGCCCCCCGCCCCACAGAGACCatgccctcccacctgccctttgCCTGCAGTGTGGCGTGGATGTCGACCGCCTCATCTCCCGGAAGAAGCTGCTGCTCCAGAGGACCCTGGAGTCCGGGCGGCACAAGGGGACCGTCCGGAAACAG GCTGCCGCCTGCAAGGACACGTCTGTCACCGTCAATGTCCACACCAGCATCAGAGACACTGAGAGCGGCTGTGAGGAGGCCTGCAAGGCCGAGGCGAGGCTGGTGGTGGGAGAGGGCGGCCGGAGCTGCGGGGAGGGGCGCCAACTACGGCCCTCAGGAAAGCCACGGACTGGCAGCT
- the SLC26A6 gene encoding solute carrier family 26 member 6 isoform X5 yields MEPRRRDYCVERPVLSQGQLEALGRRGLAPGTRRWRPRLQCSRARARALLLQHLPVLAWLPQYPVRTRLLGDLLSGLSVAIMQLPQGLAYALLAGLPPVFGLYSSFYPVFIYFLFGTSRHISVGTFAVMSVMVGSVTESLAPDEAFLQAENATINKTARDATRVQVASTLSVLVGLFQVGLGLVHFGFVVTYLSEPLVRGYTTAASVHVLVSQLKYVFGIHPSSRSGPLSLIYTVLEVCQKLPQSVVGSVVTAAVAGVGLAAVKLLNDKLQHRLPVPLPGELLMLIGATGISYGVGLKHRFGVAVVGDIPAGLIPPAAPSPQHFAKLVGSAFSIAVVGFAIAISLGKIFALRHGYRVDSNQELVALGLSNLVGGIFQCFPVSCSMSRSLVQESAGGSTQVAGAISSLFILVVIVKLGELFQDLPKAVLAATILVNLKGMLTQITDIRALWGANRPDLLIWLVTFVATILVNLDLGLVVAVVFSLLLVVARTQLPRYSVLGQVPGTDIYRDMAEYSEATEVPGVKVFRSSATVYFANAELYSDALKQRVRLGAPVRGCVSEGPPPHRDHALPPALCLQCGVDVDRLISRKKLLLQRTLESGRHKGTVRKQAAACKDTSVTVNVHTSIRDTESGCEEACKAEAR; encoded by the exons ATGGAGCCGAGGAGGCGGGACTACTGCGTGGAGCGGCCGGTGCTGAGCCAGGGGCAGCTGGAGGCGCTGGGACGCCGCGGCTTGGCGCCTGGTACCCGCCGCTGGCGCCCGCGGCTGCA GTGCTCCCGCGCTCGGGCCCGAGCCCTTCTGCTCCAGCACCTCCCAGTTCTGGCCTGGCTGCCACAGTATCCCGTGCGTACCCGGCTCCTGGGTGACCTGTTGTCTGGCCTGAGCGTGGCCATTATGCAGCTGCCACAGG GACTGGCCTACGCCCTCCTGGCCGGACTGCCCCCCGTGTTCGGCCTCTACAGCTCCTTCTACCCTGTCTTTATCTACTTCCTGTTTGGCACTTCTCGGCACATCTCTGTGG GCACCTTTGCTGTCATGTCAGTGATGGTGGGCAGTGTGACAGAGTCCCTGGCCCCAGATGAGGCTTTCCTCCAGGCCGAGAACGCCACAATCAACAAGACAGCCAGGGATGCCACCCGGGTGCAGGTGGCCTCCACGCTCAGTGTCCTGGTCGGCCTCTTCCAG GTGGGGCTGGGCCTGGTCCACTTCGGCTTCGTGGTGACCTACCTGTCGGAGCCCCTGGTCCGTGGCTACACCACAGCCGCCTCTGTGCATGTCCTCGTCTCCCAGCTCAAGTATGTGTTTGGCATCCACCCGAGCAGCCGCTCCGGACCCCTGTCCCTCATCTAT ACAGTGCTGGAGGTCTGCCAGAAGCTGCCCCAGAGCGTGGTCGGCAGCGTGGTCACCGCGGCCGTGGCAGGCGTGGGGCTGGCCGCGGTGAAGCTGCTCAACGACAAGCTGCAGCACCGCCTGCCTGTGCCACTGCCCGGGGAGCTGCTCATG CTCATTGGGGCCACCGGCATCTCCTACGGCGTGGGCCTGAAGCACAGATTTGGGGTGGCTGTTGTGGGCGATATCCCTGCAGG GCTGATACCCCCAgcggcccccagcccccagcacttTGCAAAGCTTGTGGGAAGTGCCTTCTCCATTGCTGTCGTGGGGTTCGCCATCGCCATCTCACTGGGGAAGATCTTCGCCCTAAGGCATGGCTACCGGGTGGACAGCAACCAG GAGCTGGTGGCCCTCGGCCTCAGTAACCTCGTCGGGGGCATCTTCCAGTGCTTCCCCGTGAGCTGCTCCATGTCGAGAAGCCTGGTCCAGGAGAGCGCCGGGGGCAGCACCCAG GTGGCCGGagccatctcctccctcttcaTCCTCGTCGTCATTGTCAAACTTGGGGAACTCTTCCAAGACCTGCCCAAG GCAGTCCTGGCAGCCACCATCCTCGTGAACCTGAAGGGCATGCTGACGCAGATCACGGACATACGTGCCCTCTGGGGGGCAAACCGGCCCGACCTG CTCATCTGGCTAGTGACTTTTGTGGCCACCATCCTGGTGAACCTGGACCTCGGCCTGGTGGTCGCGGTGGTCTTCTCCCTGCTGCTCGTGGTGGCCCGCACGCAGCT GCCCCGCTACTCTGTCCTGGGGCAGGTGCCAGGCACGGACATTTACAGAGATATGGCAGAGTATTCAGAG GCCACGGAGGTCCCAGGCGTGAAGGTCTTCCGCTCCTCGGCCACCGTGTATTTCGCCAACGCTGAGCTCTACAGTGACGCGCTGAAGCAGAGGGTGAGGCTGGGAGCCCCGGTGAGGGGGTGCGTGTCCGAGGGCCCCCCGCCCCACAGAGACCatgccctcccacctgccctttgCCTGCAGTGTGGCGTGGATGTCGACCGCCTCATCTCCCGGAAGAAGCTGCTGCTCCAGAGGACCCTGGAGTCCGGGCGGCACAAGGGGACCGTCCGGAAACAG GCTGCCGCCTGCAAGGACACGTCTGTCACCGTCAATGTCCACACCAGCATCAGAGACACTGAGAGCGGCTGTGAGGAGGCCTGCAAGGCCGAGGCGAG
- the SLC26A6 gene encoding solute carrier family 26 member 6 isoform X8 produces MEPRRRDYCVERPVLSQGQLEALGRRGLAPGTRRWRPRLQCSRARARALLLQHLPVLAWLPQYPVRTRLLGDLLSGLSVAIMQLPQGLAYALLAGLPPVFGLYSSFYPVFIYFLFGTSRHISVGTFAVMSVMVGSVTESLAPDEAFLQAENATINKTARDATRVQVASTLSVLVGLFQVGLGLVHFGFVVTYLSEPLVRGYTTAASVHVLVSQLKYVFGIHPSSRSGPLSLIYTVLEVCQKLPQSVVGSVVTAAVAGVGLAAVKLLNDKLQHRLPVPLPGELLMLIGATGISYGVGLKHRFGVAVVGDIPAGLIPPAAPSPQHFAKLVGSAFSIAVVGFAIAISLGKIFALRHGYRVDSNQELVALGLSNLVGGIFQCFPVSCSMSRSLVQESAGGSTQVAGAISSLFILVVIVKLGELFQDLPKAVLAATILVNLKGMLTQITDIRALWGANRPDLLIWLVTFVATILVNLDLGLVVAVVFSLLLVVARTQLPRYSVLGQVPGTDIYRDMAEYSEATEVPGVKVFRSSATVYFANAELYSDALKQRCGVDVDRLISRKKLLLQRTLESGRHKGTVRKQAAACKDTSVTVNVHTSIRDTESGCERRE; encoded by the exons ATGGAGCCGAGGAGGCGGGACTACTGCGTGGAGCGGCCGGTGCTGAGCCAGGGGCAGCTGGAGGCGCTGGGACGCCGCGGCTTGGCGCCTGGTACCCGCCGCTGGCGCCCGCGGCTGCA GTGCTCCCGCGCTCGGGCCCGAGCCCTTCTGCTCCAGCACCTCCCAGTTCTGGCCTGGCTGCCACAGTATCCCGTGCGTACCCGGCTCCTGGGTGACCTGTTGTCTGGCCTGAGCGTGGCCATTATGCAGCTGCCACAGG GACTGGCCTACGCCCTCCTGGCCGGACTGCCCCCCGTGTTCGGCCTCTACAGCTCCTTCTACCCTGTCTTTATCTACTTCCTGTTTGGCACTTCTCGGCACATCTCTGTGG GCACCTTTGCTGTCATGTCAGTGATGGTGGGCAGTGTGACAGAGTCCCTGGCCCCAGATGAGGCTTTCCTCCAGGCCGAGAACGCCACAATCAACAAGACAGCCAGGGATGCCACCCGGGTGCAGGTGGCCTCCACGCTCAGTGTCCTGGTCGGCCTCTTCCAG GTGGGGCTGGGCCTGGTCCACTTCGGCTTCGTGGTGACCTACCTGTCGGAGCCCCTGGTCCGTGGCTACACCACAGCCGCCTCTGTGCATGTCCTCGTCTCCCAGCTCAAGTATGTGTTTGGCATCCACCCGAGCAGCCGCTCCGGACCCCTGTCCCTCATCTAT ACAGTGCTGGAGGTCTGCCAGAAGCTGCCCCAGAGCGTGGTCGGCAGCGTGGTCACCGCGGCCGTGGCAGGCGTGGGGCTGGCCGCGGTGAAGCTGCTCAACGACAAGCTGCAGCACCGCCTGCCTGTGCCACTGCCCGGGGAGCTGCTCATG CTCATTGGGGCCACCGGCATCTCCTACGGCGTGGGCCTGAAGCACAGATTTGGGGTGGCTGTTGTGGGCGATATCCCTGCAGG GCTGATACCCCCAgcggcccccagcccccagcacttTGCAAAGCTTGTGGGAAGTGCCTTCTCCATTGCTGTCGTGGGGTTCGCCATCGCCATCTCACTGGGGAAGATCTTCGCCCTAAGGCATGGCTACCGGGTGGACAGCAACCAG GAGCTGGTGGCCCTCGGCCTCAGTAACCTCGTCGGGGGCATCTTCCAGTGCTTCCCCGTGAGCTGCTCCATGTCGAGAAGCCTGGTCCAGGAGAGCGCCGGGGGCAGCACCCAG GTGGCCGGagccatctcctccctcttcaTCCTCGTCGTCATTGTCAAACTTGGGGAACTCTTCCAAGACCTGCCCAAG GCAGTCCTGGCAGCCACCATCCTCGTGAACCTGAAGGGCATGCTGACGCAGATCACGGACATACGTGCCCTCTGGGGGGCAAACCGGCCCGACCTG CTCATCTGGCTAGTGACTTTTGTGGCCACCATCCTGGTGAACCTGGACCTCGGCCTGGTGGTCGCGGTGGTCTTCTCCCTGCTGCTCGTGGTGGCCCGCACGCAGCT GCCCCGCTACTCTGTCCTGGGGCAGGTGCCAGGCACGGACATTTACAGAGATATGGCAGAGTATTCAGAG GCCACGGAGGTCCCAGGCGTGAAGGTCTTCCGCTCCTCGGCCACCGTGTATTTCGCCAACGCTGAGCTCTACAGTGACGCGCTGAAGCAGAGG TGTGGCGTGGATGTCGACCGCCTCATCTCCCGGAAGAAGCTGCTGCTCCAGAGGACCCTGGAGTCCGGGCGGCACAAGGGGACCGTCCGGAAACAG GCTGCCGCCTGCAAGGACACGTCTGTCACCGTCAATGTCCACACCAGCATCAGAGACACTGAGAGCGGCT
- the SLC26A6 gene encoding solute carrier family 26 member 6 isoform X6, with protein sequence MEPRRRDYCVERPVLSQGQLEALGRRGLAPGTRRWRPRLQCSRARARALLLQHLPVLAWLPQYPVRTRLLGDLLSGLSVAIMQLPQGLAYALLAGLPPVFGLYSSFYPVFIYFLFGTSRHISVGTFAVMSVMVGSVTESLAPDEAFLQAENATINKTARDATRVQVASTLSVLVGLFQVGLGLVHFGFVVTYLSEPLVRGYTTAASVHVLVSQLKYVFGIHPSSRSGPLSLIYTVLEVCQKLPQSVVGSVVTAAVAGVGLAAVKLLNDKLQHRLPVPLPGELLMLIGATGISYGVGLKHRFGVAVVGDIPAGLIPPAAPSPQHFAKLVGSAFSIAVVGFAIAISLGKIFALRHGYRVDSNQELVALGLSNLVGGIFQCFPVSCSMSRSLVQESAGGSTQVAGAISSLFILVVIVKLGELFQDLPKAVLAATILVNLKGMLTQITDIRALWGANRPDLLIWLVTFVATILVNLDLGLVVAVVFSLLLVVARTQLPRYSVLGQVPGTDIYRDMAEYSEATEVPGVKVFRSSATVYFANAELYSDALKQRVRLGAPVRGCVSEGPPPHRDHALPPALCLQCGVDVDRLISRKKLLLQRTLESGRHKGTVRKQAAACKDTSVTVNVHTSIRDTESGCERRE encoded by the exons ATGGAGCCGAGGAGGCGGGACTACTGCGTGGAGCGGCCGGTGCTGAGCCAGGGGCAGCTGGAGGCGCTGGGACGCCGCGGCTTGGCGCCTGGTACCCGCCGCTGGCGCCCGCGGCTGCA GTGCTCCCGCGCTCGGGCCCGAGCCCTTCTGCTCCAGCACCTCCCAGTTCTGGCCTGGCTGCCACAGTATCCCGTGCGTACCCGGCTCCTGGGTGACCTGTTGTCTGGCCTGAGCGTGGCCATTATGCAGCTGCCACAGG GACTGGCCTACGCCCTCCTGGCCGGACTGCCCCCCGTGTTCGGCCTCTACAGCTCCTTCTACCCTGTCTTTATCTACTTCCTGTTTGGCACTTCTCGGCACATCTCTGTGG GCACCTTTGCTGTCATGTCAGTGATGGTGGGCAGTGTGACAGAGTCCCTGGCCCCAGATGAGGCTTTCCTCCAGGCCGAGAACGCCACAATCAACAAGACAGCCAGGGATGCCACCCGGGTGCAGGTGGCCTCCACGCTCAGTGTCCTGGTCGGCCTCTTCCAG GTGGGGCTGGGCCTGGTCCACTTCGGCTTCGTGGTGACCTACCTGTCGGAGCCCCTGGTCCGTGGCTACACCACAGCCGCCTCTGTGCATGTCCTCGTCTCCCAGCTCAAGTATGTGTTTGGCATCCACCCGAGCAGCCGCTCCGGACCCCTGTCCCTCATCTAT ACAGTGCTGGAGGTCTGCCAGAAGCTGCCCCAGAGCGTGGTCGGCAGCGTGGTCACCGCGGCCGTGGCAGGCGTGGGGCTGGCCGCGGTGAAGCTGCTCAACGACAAGCTGCAGCACCGCCTGCCTGTGCCACTGCCCGGGGAGCTGCTCATG CTCATTGGGGCCACCGGCATCTCCTACGGCGTGGGCCTGAAGCACAGATTTGGGGTGGCTGTTGTGGGCGATATCCCTGCAGG GCTGATACCCCCAgcggcccccagcccccagcacttTGCAAAGCTTGTGGGAAGTGCCTTCTCCATTGCTGTCGTGGGGTTCGCCATCGCCATCTCACTGGGGAAGATCTTCGCCCTAAGGCATGGCTACCGGGTGGACAGCAACCAG GAGCTGGTGGCCCTCGGCCTCAGTAACCTCGTCGGGGGCATCTTCCAGTGCTTCCCCGTGAGCTGCTCCATGTCGAGAAGCCTGGTCCAGGAGAGCGCCGGGGGCAGCACCCAG GTGGCCGGagccatctcctccctcttcaTCCTCGTCGTCATTGTCAAACTTGGGGAACTCTTCCAAGACCTGCCCAAG GCAGTCCTGGCAGCCACCATCCTCGTGAACCTGAAGGGCATGCTGACGCAGATCACGGACATACGTGCCCTCTGGGGGGCAAACCGGCCCGACCTG CTCATCTGGCTAGTGACTTTTGTGGCCACCATCCTGGTGAACCTGGACCTCGGCCTGGTGGTCGCGGTGGTCTTCTCCCTGCTGCTCGTGGTGGCCCGCACGCAGCT GCCCCGCTACTCTGTCCTGGGGCAGGTGCCAGGCACGGACATTTACAGAGATATGGCAGAGTATTCAGAG GCCACGGAGGTCCCAGGCGTGAAGGTCTTCCGCTCCTCGGCCACCGTGTATTTCGCCAACGCTGAGCTCTACAGTGACGCGCTGAAGCAGAGGGTGAGGCTGGGAGCCCCGGTGAGGGGGTGCGTGTCCGAGGGCCCCCCGCCCCACAGAGACCatgccctcccacctgccctttgCCTGCAGTGTGGCGTGGATGTCGACCGCCTCATCTCCCGGAAGAAGCTGCTGCTCCAGAGGACCCTGGAGTCCGGGCGGCACAAGGGGACCGTCCGGAAACAG GCTGCCGCCTGCAAGGACACGTCTGTCACCGTCAATGTCCACACCAGCATCAGAGACACTGAGAGCGGCT